A stretch of the Geovibrio thiophilus genome encodes the following:
- a CDS encoding Com family DNA-binding transcriptional regulator yields MKDESAVKQAQNDKEYRCPNCSKLLMKGDVNLVQIKCPRCKNIVTFKR; encoded by the coding sequence ATGAAGGACGAATCTGCCGTGAAACAGGCACAGAATGATAAAGAATACAGATGCCCGAATTGCAGCAAACTTCTGATGAAAGGGGATGTTAACCTCGTTCAGATAAAATGCCCCCGCTGCAAGAATATTGTCACCTTCAAGAGATAA
- a CDS encoding flavodoxin domain-containing protein, with protein MKVLIIYASRYGTTAVIADWIAERLMYEGWETKREEAVKAPSSFSGYDLVLMGSGIYANGFLPELESFIEQRSGELAEVKTAFFGVAMKTESMLVKGKTMGGVQIFEKYAALTGTCIYGEMLHGEMVYAKMTEADKKGMDYFYRMAGFSDLEIAERKKPRSLMNKAEVWAFAENLAKRLMKR; from the coding sequence ATGAAAGTGTTGATCATATACGCAAGCCGCTATGGAACAACGGCGGTTATTGCGGACTGGATAGCCGAAAGGCTTATGTATGAGGGATGGGAGACAAAAAGGGAGGAAGCCGTAAAGGCTCCCTCCTCTTTTTCAGGCTATGATCTTGTGCTGATGGGATCGGGTATTTACGCTAACGGCTTCCTGCCGGAGCTTGAAAGCTTTATAGAGCAGCGCAGCGGTGAGCTGGCGGAGGTAAAAACCGCCTTCTTCGGAGTCGCCATGAAGACGGAAAGCATGCTTGTTAAAGGCAAAACCATGGGCGGAGTGCAGATTTTTGAAAAGTACGCTGCGCTCACCGGAACATGTATCTATGGCGAGATGCTCCACGGAGAGATGGTTTACGCTAAGATGACCGAGGCTGATAAAAAGGGCATGGATTACTTCTACCGCATGGCGGGTTTCAGCGACCTTGAAATAGCGGAAAGAAAGAAACCCAGAAGCCTTATGAACAAGGCGGAGGTCTGGGCATTTGCGGAGAATCTCGCCAAACGGCTTATGAAAAGGTAG
- the hutW gene encoding heme anaerobic degradation radical SAM methyltransferase ChuW/HutW, translating into MESWLKYTDEDKRRLIFGSESASDPAKAYDKKRTVHAGIRGKGVEAEKTMSVWQGEMNAKPSFEDACVYINIPFCQTKCTYCGFFKNLSDAALIDDYTESLTGEIRSAKGSPLYSHGRVRAVYIGGGTPGTLSARQIESVLRAVNESLPLSNDCEITFETRTYQFGDDKIKACADNGVNRFSLGVQSFDTKARRAIGRVDSGEKVMEMVQKLICLKEASVSLDFIFGLPHQSVETFLSDIQTADCLGVDGMALYQLNVFEGGKMDEGIKSGRTEAVPETARQYEYHSAAHEMLTDMGYSQLSMSHWVNGTLDRSIYNRFTKSGCILHAFGAGAGGRTENYGYFIHPAVTPYNMMRAKGIKPVIGLSEKSPMSCLYEFINGQMDTGILRFDTAERLFGIDLKTVFRPLTDSWEKRGLASVGEKTMKLLPAGQFWYVNMTQALLDILEMINSRGAYEPPVDKIAAQG; encoded by the coding sequence ATGGAAAGCTGGCTCAAATATACAGATGAAGATAAACGCAGGCTGATATTCGGCAGTGAAAGCGCATCCGACCCTGCCAAGGCTTATGATAAAAAGCGCACTGTTCACGCGGGGATCAGGGGAAAAGGAGTCGAGGCTGAGAAAACCATGTCTGTCTGGCAGGGGGAAATGAACGCAAAACCATCCTTTGAGGATGCCTGCGTTTATATCAATATACCTTTCTGCCAGACAAAGTGCACCTACTGCGGCTTTTTCAAAAATCTGTCCGATGCTGCGCTTATTGACGACTACACGGAATCTCTCACCGGAGAGATAAGAAGCGCTAAGGGTTCCCCGCTTTATTCCCACGGAAGGGTGAGGGCGGTCTACATAGGGGGCGGAACCCCCGGAACTCTCTCCGCAAGGCAGATCGAAAGCGTTCTCAGGGCAGTTAATGAGAGCCTGCCTCTTTCCAATGACTGCGAAATAACCTTTGAAACAAGAACCTACCAGTTCGGTGATGACAAAATAAAAGCCTGCGCGGACAACGGAGTAAACCGTTTTTCCCTCGGGGTTCAATCCTTTGACACCAAGGCAAGACGCGCCATCGGCAGAGTGGATTCCGGCGAAAAGGTTATGGAGATGGTGCAGAAGCTTATTTGTCTGAAAGAAGCGAGCGTGTCGCTGGATTTCATCTTCGGTCTGCCTCATCAGTCTGTGGAAACATTCCTCAGTGATATTCAAACGGCGGACTGCCTCGGTGTGGACGGCATGGCGCTGTACCAGCTTAATGTCTTTGAGGGCGGCAAAATGGACGAGGGGATAAAAAGCGGCAGAACAGAGGCAGTGCCCGAAACCGCCAGACAGTACGAATATCACTCAGCCGCACACGAAATGCTCACAGATATGGGGTATTCGCAGCTTTCCATGTCTCACTGGGTCAACGGAACGCTGGACAGAAGCATCTACAACCGCTTCACCAAATCCGGCTGCATTCTCCACGCCTTCGGCGCCGGAGCAGGCGGCAGAACGGAGAATTACGGATACTTCATTCATCCTGCGGTAACTCCTTATAACATGATGAGAGCAAAGGGGATTAAGCCTGTTATAGGACTCTCTGAAAAAAGCCCTATGAGCTGCCTGTATGAGTTCATAAACGGACAGATGGACACAGGAATCCTCCGCTTTGACACGGCGGAAAGGCTGTTCGGAATAGACCTTAAAACAGTTTTCAGACCTCTTACCGATTCATGGGAGAAAAGAGGGCTTGCCTCAGTCGGGGAAAAGACCATGAAGCTGCTCCCTGCGGGGCAGTTCTGGTATGTGAATATGACTCAGGCGCTGCTTGATATTCTGGAAATGATCAACAGCAGGGGGGCTTATGAACCGCCCGTGGATAAAATAGCCGCTCAGGGCTAG
- a CDS encoding formylglycine-generating enzyme family protein, with protein sequence MKKLLLIILFIPAIALAENPNSFKDKASGIEFVFVKGGCYMMGGTSMSDSEPIHEVCVDSFYISKYETTQKQWEKIMGNNPSYYKACGPDCPVESVSWYDVQDYIKKLNELSKKNYRLPTEAEWEYAARGGENYKYAGSDNPDEIAVYNERQNAKTHKVGQKKPNGFGLYDMTCNVMEWTLDVFAYYSEAKHTKNNPVYLGKGFWRVVRDEDCSYSKPHGVEIRTPLNPIISSIDTGFRLVLPIK encoded by the coding sequence ACTGGCTGAAAATCCCAACTCTTTCAAAGATAAGGCTTCGGGCATAGAGTTTGTATTTGTAAAAGGCGGATGCTATATGATGGGTGGTACAAGCATGAGCGATAGTGAACCTATTCATGAGGTATGTGTAGACAGCTTTTATATCAGTAAATACGAAACAACCCAAAAACAGTGGGAAAAAATAATGGGAAATAACCCTTCGTATTATAAAGCCTGCGGGCCTGACTGCCCTGTTGAATCAGTCTCATGGTATGATGTTCAGGATTATATCAAGAAGCTGAATGAATTGAGCAAGAAGAATTATCGCCTGCCGACAGAAGCCGAATGGGAATATGCCGCTAGAGGCGGAGAAAACTATAAATATGCAGGTTCTGACAACCCTGACGAAATAGCTGTGTATAATGAAAGGCAAAACGCAAAGACACACAAAGTCGGACAAAAGAAACCAAACGGCTTCGGTCTTTATGATATGACTTGTAACGTAATGGAATGGACTCTGGATGTTTTTGCATACTATAGTGAGGCTAAGCACACAAAAAATAATCCCGTTTATCTGGGTAAGGGTTTCTGGAGAGTAGTAAGAGATGAAGACTGTTCTTATTCAAAACCGCATGGTGTCGAAATCAGAACGCCTCTCAACCCAATAATTTCATCAATAGATACTGGCTTCCGCCTTGTTCTGCCGATAAAATGA
- the hutX gene encoding heme utilization cystosolic carrier protein HutX, producing MQTEKITDYLSKNKNVPTLFAARELGVSERDILRNIEDDGITEVSGNFFDQIMKEITGWGAVTVIVTNDSAIIEMKTSVPAGQYARGFFNLHSDESPLGGHISFEEIESAFFVSRPFMGKESHSVQFFDKNGKCSFKIYLGRDACGKVLECQKADFIKLKRRCMA from the coding sequence ATGCAGACAGAGAAAATCACAGACTACCTTTCCAAAAACAAAAATGTTCCCACGCTTTTTGCCGCAAGGGAGCTAGGCGTATCAGAAAGAGATATTCTGCGCAATATAGAAGATGACGGAATAACAGAGGTAAGCGGAAACTTTTTTGATCAGATTATGAAAGAGATAACCGGCTGGGGAGCGGTCACTGTCATTGTTACCAACGACTCGGCAATAATCGAGATGAAGACGTCTGTTCCGGCGGGTCAGTATGCCAGAGGCTTCTTCAACCTCCATTCGGACGAAAGCCCTCTCGGCGGACATATCTCCTTTGAGGAGATCGAGAGCGCGTTCTTCGTCAGCAGACCATTCATGGGCAAAGAGAGTCATTCTGTTCAGTTCTTTGACAAAAACGGCAAATGCTCGTTTAAGATTTACCTCGGACGGGATGCCTGCGGTAAAGTGCTTGAGTGCCAGAAGGCTGATTTCATAAAGCTTAAAAGGAGGTGCATGGCATGA
- a CDS encoding ABC transporter ATP-binding protein encodes MILKIENLHKSYKNVKAVDGVSFYIRKGEIFGLLGPNGAGKTTVIKMISTLARPDMGTIEVNGCDVITNRRGVRQTVAVVPQENNLEGELTVYDNLRVYAALRRVSCSKSSIMELMERFGISEKKNELVDKLSGGQKRRVIIARVMLADPELILLDEPTLGLDPSIRREIWNLIAQIKSRGKSILLTTHYTEEAESLCDRVAIMSAGKIRRMGTPEELISETGRYVLETCGEDGCRIFRIVRSRDELDAAVRENGTAGYTVRDARLEDVVVSEGGINEHGV; translated from the coding sequence TTGATTCTTAAGATAGAAAATCTGCATAAATCATACAAAAACGTAAAAGCCGTGGACGGAGTAAGCTTCTATATCAGAAAAGGGGAGATTTTCGGACTCCTCGGTCCTAACGGAGCCGGCAAGACAACCGTCATCAAAATGATCTCCACCCTAGCCAGACCCGATATGGGTACAATCGAAGTTAACGGCTGCGATGTGATAACAAACAGGCGGGGGGTGCGGCAGACGGTTGCCGTTGTCCCGCAGGAAAACAATCTGGAAGGAGAGCTGACCGTTTATGATAATCTGCGCGTCTATGCCGCTCTGCGCAGAGTTTCATGTTCAAAAAGCTCTATTATGGAGCTGATGGAACGCTTCGGAATCAGCGAAAAGAAAAACGAGCTTGTGGACAAGCTCTCCGGCGGGCAGAAGAGAAGGGTGATAATCGCAAGAGTGATGCTGGCTGATCCGGAACTTATTCTTCTCGATGAGCCCACACTGGGGCTTGATCCGTCCATCCGCAGGGAGATTTGGAATCTCATAGCCCAGATAAAAAGCAGGGGCAAATCTATTCTCCTCACAACCCACTACACGGAAGAGGCGGAAAGCCTCTGCGACAGGGTGGCTATAATGTCCGCCGGAAAAATAAGACGCATGGGCACGCCGGAGGAACTTATCAGCGAGACAGGCAGATATGTGCTTGAAACCTGCGGGGAGGACGGATGCCGGATTTTCCGCATAGTCCGCAGCAGGGACGAGCTTGACGCCGCGGTGAGGGAAAACGGAACGGCAGGGTACACCGTCAGGGATGCCCGCCTTGAGGATGTTGTGGTGAGCGAAGGGGGAATAAATGAACACGGTGTATGA
- a CDS encoding ABC transporter permease — protein MNTVYDFAYGTWAVFLREMLLLKNKLKKFGFVVYSLVSPLIFLAAFGFGFGSRISFDGVRYEYFLVQGIVCMTSMMNSYNLVMTSVSFGRLYTKSFQNIITSPVSSLSIMTGLVMSGILRGVMASAVVMSAGFLLFDVFPFGFYSVVAIFFNLLFFSSLGVMIGLYLKDMESNAMIMNFFIMPMNFFSGTFYPVDNLPPLLNKLVYIFPLTHTNIIIRAVNIDSAVFISLITLIILTIAAFLCGVLMLKRYSE, from the coding sequence ATGAACACGGTGTATGACTTCGCTTACGGAACATGGGCTGTGTTCCTGCGTGAAATGCTCCTTTTGAAGAATAAACTGAAAAAATTCGGTTTCGTAGTTTACTCTCTTGTGTCGCCTCTTATATTTCTTGCCGCGTTCGGCTTCGGCTTCGGGTCACGTATAAGCTTTGACGGCGTGAGGTACGAATATTTCCTTGTTCAGGGCATTGTCTGCATGACCTCGATGATGAACTCGTACAACCTCGTAATGACCTCTGTCAGCTTCGGCAGGCTGTATACCAAAAGCTTTCAGAACATTATTACCTCTCCGGTTTCTTCGTTGTCGATAATGACGGGGCTCGTTATGTCCGGCATTCTGCGGGGCGTTATGGCTTCCGCGGTGGTTATGTCAGCAGGGTTTCTGTTGTTTGATGTGTTCCCCTTCGGTTTTTATTCAGTAGTTGCTATATTCTTCAATCTGCTGTTTTTCTCTTCCCTCGGAGTTATGATCGGTCTGTATCTTAAGGATATGGAATCCAATGCCATGATAATGAATTTCTTTATAATGCCGATGAACTTCTTCTCAGGCACGTTTTACCCCGTGGACAATCTGCCTCCATTGCTTAACAAGCTCGTCTACATCTTTCCGCTCACTCATACAAACATTATTATACGTGCCGTAAATATTGATTCTGCTGTTTTCATATCATTAATAACTCTGATCATTCTTACGATTGCCGCCTTTCTGTGCGGTGTACTGATGCTTAAACGTTATTCTGAGTAA
- a CDS encoding FecCD family ABC transporter permease, whose amino-acid sequence MKYGAETDPESGKRILTGALGAGLLLCGLIVSVAKGSVGISFGEFLAVFTSADANQGIYQVIMNIRLPRILVGGLVGINLALSGAILQSVLKNPLADPGIIGISAGAGLAAMTVMILFPSQSAVIPPAAFLGAVGAALIIYFIAYDSGAHTLRLVLAGVALSAFLGAFMSGLTVLFSDRVQGTVNWMAGALNGKSWNHFYMVLPYSVIGLVGAVFGSKYLNILALGDDIARGLGLNVERAKFMLTILAALLAASAVSAVGLLGFVGLIIPHITRLIIGSDNRFLIPFSALFGAVTVIFADTAARTLFSPYELPVGILMAFLGAPFFLYLLTRGVK is encoded by the coding sequence ATGAAATACGGCGCAGAAACAGATCCTGAAAGCGGGAAACGTATACTCACAGGCGCTCTAGGGGCGGGACTGCTGCTCTGCGGGCTGATTGTGAGTGTCGCCAAGGGTTCGGTGGGGATAAGCTTCGGGGAGTTCCTCGCTGTCTTCACCTCCGCCGATGCGAATCAGGGCATATATCAGGTTATAATGAACATCCGCCTTCCCCGCATTCTGGTGGGCGGGCTTGTGGGAATAAATCTGGCTCTTTCCGGAGCCATACTCCAGTCGGTGCTTAAAAACCCGCTGGCTGATCCCGGAATAATAGGCATTTCCGCCGGAGCGGGGCTTGCCGCTATGACGGTGATGATTCTCTTTCCGTCCCAATCCGCTGTAATACCTCCTGCGGCGTTTCTGGGGGCGGTGGGCGCCGCTCTGATAATCTATTTTATTGCTTATGACAGCGGAGCCCACACCCTGCGGCTTGTGCTTGCCGGTGTGGCGCTTTCCGCTTTTCTCGGAGCCTTCATGTCCGGGCTTACCGTGCTTTTCAGCGACAGGGTGCAGGGTACTGTAAACTGGATGGCGGGAGCACTTAACGGAAAAAGCTGGAATCACTTTTACATGGTTCTGCCTTATTCCGTAATCGGGCTCGTCGGCGCTGTTTTCGGGTCAAAATATCTGAACATCCTAGCTCTCGGGGATGATATTGCCCGCGGGCTCGGGCTTAATGTGGAGCGGGCAAAGTTCATGCTTACCATTCTTGCCGCCCTGCTTGCCGCCTCCGCTGTCTCGGCGGTCGGACTGCTGGGTTTTGTGGGGCTTATCATCCCGCATATAACAAGGCTTATCATCGGCTCGGACAACAGATTCCTTATACCTTTCAGCGCTCTTTTCGGCGCAGTGACGGTAATCTTTGCCGATACGGCGGCAAGGACGCTCTTTTCACCCTATGAACTGCCTGTGGGCATACTCATGGCTTTTCTCGGAGCGCCGTTCTTCCTTTATCTGCTCACAAGGGGTGTGAAATGA
- a CDS encoding ABC transporter substrate-binding protein gives MRRILLVLTALSLLASSAFAFTFRDDAGDSYTFDKAPEKVVVLNSSNLELFIAAGGKPAAYGESGTMPAYLGDHIKSIPSVGKVQSPDIERIVAMKPDLVIGMNFPFHISLKSSLKQAGIPLAVFGVHDRKDLAAKMEIFGQITGKPDMAFRKVASINTDIEKAVKTVGKPSKKILVVYGTPESFNMALPSSFIGEIAEFAGGINIAGEDMKGGTGMYSGFVPVSLEYVTMADPDMIFIISHGNKAAPAADGQLMKQPAWSALRAVKSGKVISLPFDTYGINPTVRLGEAVLELSSLIYPEKYK, from the coding sequence ATGAGGCGTATTTTACTGGTTTTAACTGCTCTCTCCCTGCTTGCGTCATCCGCCTTTGCCTTCACATTCAGGGACGACGCAGGCGACAGCTACACATTTGACAAGGCTCCCGAAAAGGTCGTGGTGCTGAACAGCTCAAATCTTGAACTGTTCATTGCCGCCGGAGGCAAGCCCGCCGCATACGGCGAAAGCGGAACAATGCCAGCTTATCTGGGGGATCATATCAAAAGCATTCCTTCTGTAGGCAAGGTTCAGAGCCCCGATATTGAGCGCATTGTCGCTATGAAGCCGGATCTGGTTATAGGTATGAATTTTCCGTTTCATATATCACTCAAAAGCTCGCTGAAGCAGGCGGGCATACCCTTGGCGGTTTTCGGTGTGCACGACAGGAAAGACCTCGCGGCTAAGATGGAGATATTCGGACAGATAACAGGCAAGCCTGATATGGCTTTCAGAAAGGTTGCCTCCATTAACACCGATATAGAAAAAGCGGTAAAAACAGTCGGCAAACCTTCTAAAAAAATCCTTGTAGTGTACGGAACGCCGGAAAGCTTCAACATGGCGCTTCCTTCCAGCTTCATCGGCGAGATAGCCGAATTTGCCGGAGGAATAAACATAGCGGGAGAGGACATGAAAGGCGGTACGGGTATGTACAGCGGTTTTGTTCCTGTCAGTCTGGAGTATGTGACCATGGCGGATCCGGATATGATCTTCATCATATCCCACGGAAACAAGGCTGCACCCGCGGCGGACGGACAGTTGATGAAGCAGCCTGCATGGAGCGCTCTGCGTGCTGTAAAAAGCGGCAAAGTGATAAGCCTTCCTTTTGATACATACGGAATAAACCCCACTGTGCGTCTGGGTGAGGCTGTGCTTGAGCTTTCCTCGCTGATTTATCCGGAAAAATATAAATGA
- a CDS encoding ABC transporter ATP-binding protein codes for MTGCLSVESLCAGYAKKEVLKGISLCFEKGHITTVIGPNGSGKSTLLKTAGRLLRPFSGEVLLEGKSIAGMDDRSIAKKIGILPQSPAAPMDLPVHCLVAFGRTPHHGFMNRFTNEDRDAVDWAIESTGLADKRFKRIGQLSGGERQRAWIAMSLAQKPEILLFDEPTTYLDIHHQFEVLELLRRLNDEHGLTVVMVLHDLNLAASFSHRIVALKDGVTVADGTPEDVLSVENISRVFNIRSKIIRINEEGIEKTVAVPLGVRH; via the coding sequence ATGACAGGATGCTTAAGCGTTGAATCCCTCTGTGCAGGCTACGCCAAAAAAGAGGTGCTCAAGGGCATCTCCCTCTGTTTTGAGAAAGGACATATCACCACTGTCATAGGTCCCAACGGCTCAGGTAAATCCACTCTGCTCAAAACAGCGGGCAGGCTGCTCCGTCCTTTTTCCGGTGAGGTTCTTCTGGAAGGAAAATCGATTGCCGGAATGGATGACCGGAGTATAGCGAAAAAGATAGGCATACTGCCGCAGTCGCCGGCAGCGCCAATGGATCTGCCTGTTCACTGTCTGGTGGCGTTCGGGCGTACCCCGCACCACGGTTTCATGAACCGTTTCACCAATGAAGACAGAGACGCTGTTGACTGGGCAATAGAATCCACAGGGCTTGCGGACAAACGCTTCAAGCGCATAGGGCAGCTTTCCGGCGGTGAACGGCAGAGAGCGTGGATCGCTATGTCCCTTGCCCAAAAGCCTGAGATTCTTCTTTTTGACGAACCGACGACATATCTTGACATCCACCATCAGTTTGAGGTACTGGAACTTCTGCGCAGGCTGAATGACGAGCATGGTCTGACAGTGGTTATGGTTCTGCATGATCTCAACTTAGCGGCATCATTCAGCCACAGGATAGTAGCCCTGAAGGATGGAGTGACCGTTGCGGACGGAACGCCGGAGGATGTGCTCAGCGTTGAAAACATCAGCCGTGTATTTAATATCCGCTCCAAGATAATCCGCATAAATGAGGAAGGCATAGAAAAAACCGTTGCTGTGCCGCTGGGAGTAAGGCATTGA
- a CDS encoding radical SAM protein: MTADDDYLNFYIESAKKEYGNKYDSLRFLTPEEAVSAVLQRKELLDSLKNKIKWDYSGTKADCENLSPGCRLCGSGEWSCLFINNKCNCACFYCPASQDEKGVPATNTVTFPAPEEYAAYLKKFGFKGASISGGEPLLTPKLTLAFIRAIKKALGGSIYLWMYTNGTLADDEILTQLRDAGLDEIRFDIGATSYKLDNLKRACGVIPTVTVEIPAVPEEKELLRKLMPELADCGVKHLNLHQLRLTPYNFEKLIKRNYTYIHGERVTVLESELTALELIKYGKDNNISLPVNYCSFVYKNRFQAVGARRRNAAFIMKDYEALTGNGHIRTVSIKGDRAGEIAAPFTDGRLFMLNGSELFVHSSLLAGLDLSGLQMTVRYSAARQLGSVSYHNPFMEVKVTKSKKITVERYRTGGDIILEADEAACFAGTGVMPVRLAAYEQINEGLQEYV, from the coding sequence ATGACCGCGGATGACGATTATTTAAACTTCTATATTGAATCAGCTAAAAAAGAATACGGAAATAAGTATGATTCCCTCCGTTTTCTCACACCGGAAGAGGCAGTTTCAGCCGTTTTACAAAGAAAAGAGCTTCTTGATAGCCTGAAGAATAAAATCAAATGGGACTACTCCGGAACAAAGGCGGACTGTGAAAACCTTTCCCCCGGCTGCCGCCTCTGCGGAAGCGGCGAGTGGTCGTGCCTTTTTATCAACAACAAATGCAACTGTGCCTGTTTCTATTGTCCCGCGTCTCAGGATGAGAAAGGGGTTCCAGCCACGAATACCGTTACCTTTCCCGCGCCGGAGGAATACGCCGCATATCTGAAAAAGTTCGGCTTCAAGGGGGCAAGCATCAGCGGTGGTGAGCCCCTGCTCACCCCTAAGCTCACTCTGGCATTTATACGGGCAATCAAGAAGGCACTCGGCGGCAGCATCTATCTCTGGATGTACACAAACGGCACGTTGGCGGATGATGAAATACTCACTCAGTTAAGGGATGCGGGGCTTGATGAGATACGCTTCGATATTGGGGCAACATCATACAAACTGGATAATCTCAAACGTGCCTGCGGGGTGATACCCACTGTCACCGTGGAGATTCCTGCCGTTCCTGAGGAAAAGGAGCTTTTGCGGAAACTTATGCCGGAGCTTGCGGACTGCGGTGTGAAGCACCTTAATCTTCACCAGCTGAGGCTTACTCCGTATAACTTTGAAAAGCTCATTAAGAGAAATTACACATACATCCACGGCGAAAGGGTGACTGTTCTGGAATCTGAACTGACTGCGCTGGAGCTTATCAAATACGGCAAGGACAATAATATCAGCCTGCCCGTCAATTACTGCTCATTCGTTTATAAAAACCGCTTTCAGGCAGTCGGCGCACGCAGACGCAACGCCGCATTCATCATGAAGGATTATGAAGCACTCACCGGAAACGGGCACATCAGGACTGTGAGCATCAAGGGTGACAGGGCAGGGGAAATTGCCGCACCGTTCACGGACGGCAGACTGTTTATGCTGAACGGCAGCGAGCTTTTTGTCCACTCTTCACTCCTTGCAGGGCTTGATTTGTCCGGTCTGCAAATGACAGTACGTTATTCCGCCGCCCGTCAGCTCGGCTCCGTGAGCTACCATAACCCGTTTATGGAGGTGAAGGTGACAAAGAGCAAGAAGATAACTGTGGAGCGTTACCGCACGGGTGGTGATATTATCCTTGAGGCTGATGAGGCTGCATGCTTTGCCGGAACCGGAGTGATGCCCGTCAGGCTCGCCGCATATGAACAGATAAATGAAGGCTTACAGGAGTATGTATAA